From a region of the Helianthus annuus cultivar XRQ/B chromosome 5, HanXRQr2.0-SUNRISE, whole genome shotgun sequence genome:
- the LOC110942807 gene encoding glutamate receptor 2.1-like, with the protein MVMMFRMANNYKIQPVFKIIRNESVTEVLQKLGEDCDAVAGDISITSNRTNIADFTIPYMSSEIYMFVPAARKWNQTRVTLLRPFTIKLWIAIIIACIFIGVAVGYLEYRGRNPDFLDVPFYQKLFMIIWFPVSKFFFQEVSYRPVDKPMKLPLSSLDDCKKVLDNRTVDAIFDELPYIEIFLAKYGDNYMKVGPLASKSGLGFVFPLESQLQPKFSRAIIKVTETTYMTDMKKIYLPNQSPLPTQPGDSFPESLDIHSFYLLFIFMGVATIITIICSEISLMRTQAQISPEILRNMMSTVEIICANSKHITENEH; encoded by the exons ATGGTGATGATGTTTCGGATGGCCAACAATTACAAGATTCAGCCTGTTTTTAAGATAATCAGAAATGAAAGCGTTACTGAGGTTCTTCAGAAACTTGGAGAG GATTGCGATGCTGTGGCCGGAGACATTTCTATCACATCAAACAGAACAAATATTGCTGATTTTACAATACCATATATGAGTTCTGAAATCTACATGTTTGTGCCAGCTGCACGAAAATGGAACCAAACCCGGGTGACTTTATTAAGACCTTTTACAATAAAGCTTTGGATTGCAATAATTATTGCTTGTATATTTATTGGAGTAGCTGTCGGATATTTGGAGTACCGTGGTAGAAACCCTGATTTTCTTGACGTTCCTTTCTATCAAAAATTATTTATGATCATTTGGTTTCCCGTTTCGAAGTTTTTCTTCCAAGAAG TTTCTTACAGGCCGGTAGATAAACCGATGAAATTACCGTTATCAAGCCTGGATGACTGTAAGAAAGTTTTGGATAACCGCACGGTAGATGCCATTTTCGATGAGCTTCCTTACATTGAAATATTCCTTGCAAAGTATGGAGATAATTACATGAAGGTTGGACCACTGGCTAGCAAATCTGGATTAGGATTT GTTTTCCCTCTCGAATCTCAATTACAACCAAAATTTTCAAGGGCCATTATAAAAGTAACTGAAACTACATATATGACCGATATGAAGAAAATCTATCTTCCAAATCAATCTCCTCTTCCAACACAGCCTGGTGATTCCTTTCCGGAAAGTCTGGACATTCATAGTTTTTATTTACTCTTTATATTCATGGGTGTTGCAACTATAATCACTATTATTTGTTCAGAAATCTCACTCATGCGTACACAAGCACAAATCTCACCAGAGATATTAAGAAATATGATGTCTACTGTTGAAATTATTTGTGCAAATTCAAAACATATCACTGAAAATGAGCATTAG